One genomic region from Magallana gigas chromosome 3, xbMagGiga1.1, whole genome shotgun sequence encodes:
- the LOC105320270 gene encoding uncharacterized protein produces MCRAEHAVYRKCVHLAREEQAVYGHRPFGSLPCSNGLAHVHYTFDFAQQLTLPHHSRQEGSLYFTSPRKVQLFGVCIEGSAEQYNYLIDENNTIGTDGSQSHGPNTVISMLHHAFQHYGFGEMACHIHCDNCAGQNKNCYVMAYFCWRVMVGLHREVTVRFQIPGHTKCLVDAGFAHIKKLYRRTDNDSLLDLVRTVEKSSKGNKAVVVDETFQWRDWKSLLADEFCPIQGIRSYHHFRFSALNPGVVFVKKISEDDERPITLCRSPTADFSSSTHPLVLAKGGLSSERQRYLYKSLRPFVREHARDLTCPAPTEE; encoded by the exons ATGTGCCGGG CTGAACACGCAGTGTACCGTAAATGCGTTCACCTCGCCAGAGAGGAGCAGGCAGTGTATGGGCATCGTCCATTTGGCAGTCTACCATGCTCAAACGGTCTGGCGCATGTCCATTACACGTTTGACTTTGCCCAACAGTTGACCCTTCCACACCATTCCAGACAGGAAGGATCATTGTACTTCACGTCGCCAAGAAAAGTTCAGTTGTTCGGGGTATGCATAGAAGGGTCAGCAGAGCAATACAACTATTTGATAGATGAAAACAACACAATCGGCACTGATGGTTCTCAGTCCCACGGCCCAAACACTGTCATTTCTATGCTGCATCATGCATTTCAGCATTATGGTTTTGGCGAGATGGCATGTCATATTCACTGCGATAACTGTGCAG GACAGAATAAAAATTGCTATGTAATGGCGTACTTTTGCTGGCGGGTAATGGTCGGGTTACATCGTGAAGTGACGGTTAGATTTCAAATTCCTGGTCACACCAAATGTCTAGTTGATGCTGGATTCGCTCATATTAAGAAACTCTACAGACG GACCGACAATGATTCCCTTTTGGATTTGGTGAGAACGGTAGAAAAGTCATCGAAAGGCAACAAAGCCGTTGTCGTTGATGAAACATTTCAGTGGAGGGACTGGAAGTCCCTCCTTGCCGATGAGTTTTGTCCAATTCAAGGCATCAGAAGCTACCATCACTTCAGATTTAGTGCTCTTAATCCTGGGGTCGTGTTTGTAAAGAAGATTTCTGAGGATGATGAAAGGCCAATCACATTATGCCGCAGCCCCACCGCTGATTTTTCCAGCAGTACTCATCCTCTAGTATTAGCCAAAG GCGGCCTTTCTTCTGAGAGACaaagatatttatataaaagtcTGAGACCGTTTGTGAGAGAACATGCGAGGGATCTGACGTGCCCCGCTCCTACTGAGGAATAA